The Streptomyces sp. NBC_01275 genome has a segment encoding these proteins:
- the drmA gene encoding DISARM system helicase DrmA → MTSEPAGQPHQPSTSQDQAYLLALDPDDRSWTARENLVDILERELLGPANGPDEILDGVPDSAYLIGRIAPVRLTAGRDDPGEAGSDEAASDVGDAVDAAESRGVPLTAVDDSSASSDEDEVEDQPQKRGLMIPASMGLRCQIPDDLDEFTVTASWGTYEPVKEKRGEGAAGNEGDAPAPAFRRFQRTPHAIAKTIKIANLKPSRTTEIPLKDKVVLRVDRYDDAERGCRLIEVALCNDRETPRKIPVEAWLYQTKLSVSADGAQVFLPVNDVLLDTREELDDELRRLRLQYRNRLEFAHGRTCSVDWKANEGARRASEVWTTWLPVSETPQTAAEEIGAALLDMRKLQEASTDELRTGLEPIVTGYTAWLDGEEQRAQALPKHLRSEGLEAVGDARRVQQQLESGLKYLLGDAEALRCFRFMNRVMADQRVQSQVAERRASAPQESIDEAREAIVAEKGALAHSWRTFQLAFVLMQLPLLSDPAAEKRSGDLAKAQLLFFPTGGGKTEAYLGLAAYTFAIRRRQGVVDAFEGPLDGRSGVAVLMRYTLRLLTAQQFQRATTLVCAAEMARREDPATWGDEPFRIGLWVGTDVSPKRYDEAAEQLQKAHGGRGYRLTVLQIQRCPWCGTRVEARDVRTEPALRRVYVYCGDELAECPFSDGGEVPDGLPVLTVDEEIYRLAPAFVIATVDKFARLAREGEAASLFGHVSRRCERHGFVHPDYQQCDIKDGSKHPKKDGHPAAPVHPATRLRPPDLVIQDELHLITGALGTTVGLFEVAIDVMTDWRTKDGRPVRPLLVASTATARNAADQVRALYGRDVTIFPPQVLDAGNTFFSKEIPVSEDKPGRRYLGISTTGVRLTTAEIRVAEVLMAGGQLLLDRSGSVADPYMSLVGYFSATRELAGMARYMSDDIQTALAKGRPWSKLPRRTGTNYGSLHVAELTSRVASADITATLDQMAVSFDPGFDSTAGKRNRRALREAKKPEPTREVNPYDVVLATSMLQVGVDVTRLGLMLVVGQPKNTAEYIQASSRVGRAADRPGLVLALGNWARPRDLAHFEQFRHYHETFYAQVEALSVTPFSVTSLERGLDGVLVSAARVLQAAKAGPGQGLSPEDGAARIEAEQHFAGELIDALVRRIARAGDEDAANRARLRLENRLDQWGKRRKHLVELRKSLVYEKVLDDSRHDALMMSAENAKAGLDTRDAPPFIVANSMREVQPEINLLVSPIKERLVYRAPDYAPKWQMPEDNS, encoded by the coding sequence GTGACCAGCGAACCCGCAGGACAGCCGCATCAGCCGTCAACCTCGCAGGACCAGGCGTACCTCCTCGCCCTCGACCCCGACGACCGCTCCTGGACGGCCCGCGAGAATTTGGTCGACATCCTGGAGCGTGAACTCCTCGGCCCGGCCAATGGCCCCGACGAGATCCTCGATGGCGTCCCCGACTCGGCGTACCTGATCGGCCGGATCGCGCCCGTTCGGCTCACCGCCGGCCGCGACGACCCCGGCGAGGCGGGCTCCGACGAGGCCGCGAGCGACGTAGGCGATGCAGTGGACGCCGCCGAGAGCCGGGGCGTGCCGCTGACCGCCGTCGACGACAGTAGTGCCAGCTCGGATGAGGACGAGGTCGAGGACCAGCCGCAGAAGCGCGGGCTGATGATCCCAGCGTCGATGGGGCTGCGGTGTCAGATCCCCGACGATCTGGACGAGTTCACGGTGACCGCCTCGTGGGGAACGTACGAGCCGGTGAAGGAGAAGCGCGGGGAGGGCGCGGCAGGGAACGAGGGCGACGCGCCCGCTCCTGCCTTCCGTCGTTTCCAGCGCACCCCGCATGCCATCGCCAAGACGATCAAGATCGCCAATCTGAAGCCGTCCCGTACAACCGAGATCCCGCTCAAGGACAAGGTCGTACTACGGGTGGATCGTTACGACGATGCCGAGCGAGGTTGTCGGCTGATCGAGGTGGCGCTCTGCAACGACCGGGAGACCCCCCGCAAGATCCCCGTCGAGGCGTGGCTGTACCAGACCAAACTGTCGGTGTCGGCCGACGGTGCGCAGGTATTCCTGCCCGTCAATGACGTACTCCTCGATACGCGTGAGGAGTTGGACGATGAGCTGCGTCGGCTGCGGCTTCAGTACCGCAACCGGCTGGAGTTCGCTCACGGTCGGACCTGTTCGGTGGACTGGAAGGCCAACGAGGGTGCGCGCAGGGCGAGCGAGGTCTGGACTACGTGGCTGCCGGTGAGTGAGACGCCGCAGACGGCCGCCGAGGAGATCGGCGCGGCCCTGCTGGACATGCGCAAACTCCAGGAGGCGTCGACCGACGAGCTACGCACGGGCCTTGAGCCGATCGTCACGGGCTACACCGCCTGGTTGGATGGTGAGGAGCAACGAGCCCAGGCCCTCCCGAAGCATCTACGGTCCGAAGGTCTGGAAGCCGTAGGCGATGCTCGCCGGGTGCAGCAGCAGCTTGAATCTGGTCTGAAATATCTTCTCGGGGACGCAGAGGCGTTGCGGTGCTTCCGGTTCATGAACCGGGTGATGGCCGATCAGCGTGTGCAGTCGCAGGTGGCGGAGCGGCGGGCGAGCGCACCCCAGGAGAGCATCGACGAGGCTCGCGAGGCTATCGTCGCGGAGAAGGGGGCCTTGGCGCATTCGTGGCGTACCTTCCAGCTCGCCTTTGTGCTCATGCAATTGCCGTTGCTGTCCGATCCGGCGGCCGAGAAGCGGTCGGGGGATCTGGCCAAGGCGCAGCTGCTGTTCTTCCCGACTGGTGGTGGCAAGACGGAGGCATATCTTGGTCTGGCCGCGTACACATTCGCGATCCGGCGCCGCCAAGGCGTCGTGGATGCCTTTGAAGGGCCATTGGACGGACGGTCCGGGGTGGCCGTTCTCATGCGGTACACGCTGCGGCTGCTCACCGCCCAGCAGTTCCAGCGTGCCACCACTCTGGTGTGCGCGGCTGAGATGGCGCGGCGTGAGGATCCGGCGACATGGGGAGACGAGCCGTTCCGGATCGGGCTGTGGGTCGGTACCGATGTGAGCCCGAAGCGGTACGACGAGGCCGCCGAGCAGTTGCAGAAGGCCCACGGGGGCCGCGGGTATCGGCTGACGGTGCTGCAGATCCAGCGCTGCCCATGGTGCGGGACCCGGGTCGAGGCGCGGGATGTGCGAACGGAGCCCGCTCTGCGTCGGGTGTACGTCTACTGCGGTGACGAACTGGCCGAGTGCCCGTTCTCCGACGGCGGCGAGGTCCCCGACGGGCTGCCGGTCCTCACGGTCGACGAGGAGATCTACCGGCTCGCGCCGGCGTTCGTCATCGCCACCGTGGACAAGTTCGCCCGCCTGGCGCGGGAGGGCGAGGCGGCCTCGCTCTTCGGGCATGTCTCGCGACGTTGCGAGCGGCACGGTTTCGTCCATCCTGACTATCAGCAGTGCGACATCAAGGACGGCAGCAAGCACCCCAAGAAGGACGGCCACCCGGCCGCTCCCGTGCACCCGGCCACCCGGCTGCGGCCCCCGGATCTGGTCATCCAGGACGAGCTCCACCTGATCACGGGAGCCCTTGGCACCACGGTGGGCCTGTTCGAGGTGGCCATCGACGTGATGACCGACTGGCGTACGAAGGACGGGCGCCCGGTTCGTCCACTCCTTGTCGCCTCCACCGCCACCGCACGCAACGCGGCCGACCAGGTACGTGCGCTGTACGGGCGGGACGTCACTATCTTCCCGCCGCAAGTCCTGGATGCCGGGAACACTTTCTTCTCCAAGGAGATCCCGGTCTCCGAGGACAAGCCGGGTCGCCGGTACCTCGGGATCAGTACGACCGGGGTGCGCCTGACCACGGCGGAGATCCGGGTTGCCGAGGTCCTCATGGCCGGCGGGCAACTGCTTCTTGACCGCTCTGGCAGCGTGGCCGATCCGTACATGAGCCTGGTCGGCTACTTCAGTGCCACCCGTGAATTGGCGGGCATGGCACGGTATATGAGCGACGACATCCAGACCGCGCTCGCCAAGGGCCGCCCTTGGTCGAAACTGCCCCGCCGCACCGGCACCAACTACGGGTCGCTGCACGTCGCCGAGCTGACGTCACGTGTGGCCAGCGCCGACATCACCGCGACCCTCGACCAGATGGCTGTGTCGTTCGATCCAGGCTTCGACTCCACCGCGGGCAAGCGAAACCGGCGCGCGTTGCGGGAGGCAAAGAAGCCTGAGCCCACGCGCGAGGTGAACCCGTACGACGTGGTACTGGCCACGTCCATGCTGCAGGTGGGCGTCGACGTGACCCGGCTTGGTCTGATGCTCGTAGTCGGGCAGCCGAAAAACACCGCCGAGTACATCCAGGCGTCCTCCCGCGTCGGCCGGGCCGCAGATCGGCCGGGCCTGGTCCTCGCGCTGGGAAACTGGGCACGGCCCAGGGACCTCGCCCACTTCGAGCAGTTCCGCCACTATCACGAGACGTTCTATGCCCAGGTCGAGGCACTGTCCGTGACCCCGTTCTCGGTGACCTCACTGGAACGCGGCCTGGACGGTGTGCTGGTCAGCGCTGCCAGGGTTTTGCAGGCCGCAAAGGCCGGCCCCGGCCAAGGGCTGTCCCCGGAAGACGGCGCGGCCCGTATCGAGGCCGAGCAGCACTTCGCCGGTGAGCTCATCGACGCCCTCGTGCGCCGGATTGCACGGGCCGGTGACGAGGACGCGGCCAACCGCGCCCGCCTGCGCTTGGAGAACCGGCTCGACCAGTGGGGCAAGCGGCGCAAACACCTCGTAGAGCTGCGTAAGTCACTGGTGTACGAGAAGGTTCTGGACGACAGCCGGCACGATGCCCTGATGATGAGCGCGGAGAACGCGAAGGCGGGCCTTGACACACGGGACGCGCCGCCGTTCATCGTGGCGAACTCGATGCGTGAGGTTCAGCCGGAGATCAACTTGTTGGTGAGCCCCATCAAGGAACGACTGGTGTACCGAGCACCTGACTATGCCCCGAAGTGGCAGATGCCGGAGGACAATTCATGA